Genomic DNA from Leptospirillum ferriphilum:
CGGATTCGGCCTCTCCCGCGAAAGTGATGCCCGGAGTTTTCTCCAGCGTTTTCTTGAGACCTGCGCGCATGAGCGCATGATCTTCCACCAGAAAGACCCGAATCATGAAACCTGTTCTCCTTCCAAGGGCAGAATGACCTCGAACGTGGTGCCGGATGATCCGGGGACCCAGCGGACCGTCCCCCGGTGCTGGCGGGCGATCTGGCGGGCGATGTAAAGACCCAGGCCGAAACCGGAACCATCCTTGTCCTTTCTGAACCGTTCGAAAAGACCGGAAAGAATCTCTTCGGGGATCCCGCATCCGTTGTCCCGGATCCGGACCGTCGCCCGATGGTCTTCTTCCTGACAGCATACATGAATTGTCTCCCCGAGGGGAGAATATTTGATCGCGTTGTCCAGAAGATTCGTCAGAAGGCGGCGCAGGGAAATGGGGTTCCCGAACGTGAAGGCAGGGTGATATTCGGTCCGGACACGGAGATGCTTTTTGTGGAGAAGGGGTTCGAGGGAACGGATCACGTCCCGGATCAGGGCCGGAAGATCCACCCGTTCGCCTTCCCCGGGGAATCCCTCCGTTTCGTCCCGGGATAGAAACAGCAGATGATTCGCCAATTCCAGCAGAGAGTCGTTAGAGCGGCGGATTTGGTCCAGGGCCTCCGACAGTTCGTCCGGAGGGGCTCCAAAGGCTCCCTCCCGGGCGAGGTTCAACGTCAATCCGGCGGCAATCAGCGGGGTGCGAATATCGTGGGAAACCCCCCGGATCAGGTCTTCGATCAGACTGTTCCGTTTTTTCAGTGTTTCGATGGAGCTCCGGAGATCAGTGAGCAGCGCCACGCGGACCAGTGTCGCTTCCATGACCGGGATGATGTCCCGGAGGATCGCTTCGGAGGCGGTCTCTTCCGGAGAGAGGACAAACAGGTGGAGGTAGGGCGGCAGACGAATTTCGTTCTCTTTCGTCGAGGGGAGTGTGAGTCGGGCCATGATTCCCCGCGGGACGTTATTGGTGTCCAGAAGAGGGGAAAGGCTGATCGGATCCATGGGACAGGGGGGAAAAGGTTGTCCCGAAGTGAGGGCCAGGTGTCCGGGAAGAGGGCTTTCGTCCGCCCAGAACCAGAGGTCGTGAGGTGTCCGGACCGGAGAGCCTTTAAAGTTTTTTCCGTCGGAAAACGCCAGGAGGACTCCCCTGGCCCGGAGAAGACTTTGAAGCTTCGTTGACAGGCGGTCCAGGAAAACCTGCGGGTCGGGAGACTGGCTCAGTTCGGCAAAAAGTTCCCGGATGCGGGCCTCCCGCAGGGAGCGGGCACGCTCCGACTCCGCCTTCCCCTGCCGCAGGGCTTTTTTCTGGATCGAAAGTGTCAGATACCCCACGAGAATAAGGGAAACGGTGGTGAAAAGACGGTTGGCCACCGCGATCGAGTTGACCGAACCTTCGGTCCGGGCGTTGATGATGCCGGCCAGAATGTTGGCGAGAATCGACAGGAGGACGATGACGAATGTCAGGTTGGGCTTTAAGATCAGACCCGTCAGGGCGATCGGGATGTCGAGCAGGATCGATGCGACCAGACTTTGGGGGGTGCGGGCATCGAAAACAAAGATGCCCGCCAGAAGCAACAGAATCAGGGCAAACGTGCCGTTTCCCTTCCGGCCGCTCTCGCCGATGGATCCGGACGCATCAGGTGGTGCTGTCGGGCGAGGGCGATCCATCGGTTTTTCCGGAGGAAGAGGGAGATTCATTGGCCACGCGTTTCTCCAGAACAGCGGACCTGGAGGACAGCGGCATCCGGGCCTGCACCGGCGGACGTAGCCTCCCGGAGGCCGGGGGTTCGATTTTCCAGATCATGAGTGGAAGGGATGCCTGACGAATGGCGGTCTGGATCGAACGGGACATGGCCGAGTCGGTATCGGTGTAGACAAGGGTGTCCGCTTTGTGGCGGACGGCGGTCGAAACGATGGAATTCGCAACGGACCGGCCCCGCAAGAGAATCGTATCGATCAGGACATCTTCCTCGACGCCGATCGCCTGGCAGATTTCCAGGGTTTTCCGGGCACGTTCCTCTTCCAGCGGAAGGGAGGCGTTCAGGGGCAGGGCCAGAGGAATTTCGATGACCGTCACGACGGTGACCCGGCTCTTGTCCGTACGGGCAATCTTGATCACATCCCGGAGGATCGGTGAAACGCGGTAGGGGGATGTGGCGACAAGGATGTTCTTGTGCGGAAAGGGCGCTTCTTCGGGGGATTCCGGAATCTCGGTGACGGAAACCCTTTCCATCAGGGGCATGCGGGCGGTCTTGCGGAAGAAGTAATAATAGGTGATGCCCACGA
This window encodes:
- a CDS encoding sensor histidine kinase, producing the protein MDRPRPTAPPDASGSIGESGRKGNGTFALILLLLAGIFVFDARTPQSLVASILLDIPIALTGLILKPNLTFVIVLLSILANILAGIINARTEGSVNSIAVANRLFTTVSLILVGYLTLSIQKKALRQGKAESERARSLREARIRELFAELSQSPDPQVFLDRLSTKLQSLLRARGVLLAFSDGKNFKGSPVRTPHDLWFWADESPLPGHLALTSGQPFPPCPMDPISLSPLLDTNNVPRGIMARLTLPSTKENEIRLPPYLHLFVLSPEETASEAILRDIIPVMEATLVRVALLTDLRSSIETLKKRNSLIEDLIRGVSHDIRTPLIAAGLTLNLAREGAFGAPPDELSEALDQIRRSNDSLLELANHLLFLSRDETEGFPGEGERVDLPALIRDVIRSLEPLLHKKHLRVRTEYHPAFTFGNPISLRRLLTNLLDNAIKYSPLGETIHVCCQEEDHRATVRIRDNGCGIPEEILSGLFERFRKDKDGSGFGLGLYIARQIARQHRGTVRWVPGSSGTTFEVILPLEGEQVS